A portion of the Suricata suricatta isolate VVHF042 chromosome 11, meerkat_22Aug2017_6uvM2_HiC, whole genome shotgun sequence genome contains these proteins:
- the LOC115272213 gene encoding olfactory receptor 1013-like has protein sequence MERSNHTVTEFILVGFTTDPTMQLVLFVVFLGVYSLTVVGNITLTVLICNDSRLHTPMYFFIGNLSFLDLWYSSVYTPKILMTCISEDKSISFAGCATQFFFSAGLAYSECYLLAVMAYDRYMAISKPLLYAQAMSRRLCICLVIYSYTGGFVNAIILTSNTFTLDFCDDTVIDDFFCDVPPLVKLACDVMESYQAMLYFLLASNVITPTMLILASYLFIIAAILRIRSTQGRRKAFSTCSSHLVSVTLYYGSILYIYSRPSASYSLERDKMVSTFYTVLFPMLNPMIYSLRNKDVKEALKKLFHFKHLEV, from the coding sequence ATGGAGAGAAGCAATCATACAGTGACTGAGTTCATTCTGGTGGGCTTCACCACAGACCCAACAATGCAGCTGGTGCTGTTTGTGGTATTCCTTGGCGTGTACTCACTGACTGTGGTAGGAAATATCACCCTCACGGTGTTGATCTGTAACGACTCCCGGCTGCACACacccatgtattttttcattgggAATCTGTCTTTTCTGGATCTCTGGTATTCCTCTGTCTACACCCCAAAGATCCTCATGACCTGCATCTCTGAAGACAAAAGCATCTCCTTTGCTGGCTGTGCCACTCAGTTCTTCTTCTCTGCTGGGCTGGCCTACAGTGAGTGTTACCTGTTGGCCGTCATGGCTTATGACCGCTACATGGCCATCTCAAAGCCATTGCTTTATGCTCAGGCCATGTCAAGGAGATTGTGCATCTGTTTGGTTATATATTCCTATACTGGAGGGTTTGTCAATGCAATAATACTCACCAGCAACACATTCACGTTGGATTTTTGTGATGACACCGTAATCGATGACTTTTTCTGTGATGTCCCACCCTTGGTGAAGTTGGCATGTGATGTGATGGAGAGCTACCAGGCTATGCTCTACTTCCTACTGGCCTCCAACGTCATCACCCCCACGATGCTCATCCTAGCCTCCTACTTGTTCATCATCGCTGCCATCTTAAGGATCCGCTCCACCCAGGGACGCCGcaaggccttctccacctgttCCTCCCACCTGGTCTCTGTCACCTTGTACTATGGCTCCATTCTCTACATCTATTCTCGCCCAAGCGCCAGCTATTCCCTTGAAAGGGATAAAATGGTGTCCACATTTTATACTGTGTTGTTCCCCATGTTGAACCCCATGATCTATAGTCTGAGGAATAAGGATGTGAAAGAGGCCCTGAAAAAACTCTTCCATTTCAAACATTTAGAAGTCTGA